A stretch of the Coprobacillus cateniformis genome encodes the following:
- a CDS encoding beta-class carbonic anhydrase, which translates to MINDILKYNQMFVKNKLYEPYETTKYPDKKLAIVTCMDTRLLELLPAALGIKNGDAKIIKNAGGVISHPFGSAVRSLLIAIYELGVEDILVIGHTDCGVQHMDSQQMLVKMQERGVSSEIIETMKYCGIDFEQWLSGFLNVSESVWQSVQLLQEHPLIPCDVNIYGYVMDSVTGELKSINIENG; encoded by the coding sequence ATGATAAATGATATTTTAAAATATAACCAAATGTTTGTGAAAAACAAACTATACGAGCCTTATGAAACAACGAAATATCCAGATAAAAAATTAGCTATTGTGACATGTATGGATACACGTTTACTTGAACTGTTACCTGCTGCTCTTGGTATTAAAAATGGCGATGCAAAAATTATAAAGAATGCAGGTGGTGTTATTTCACATCCTTTTGGAAGTGCAGTGAGAAGTTTATTGATTGCTATTTATGAATTAGGTGTAGAAGATATTTTAGTGATTGGACATACGGATTGTGGAGTTCAACATATGGATAGTCAGCAGATGTTAGTAAAAATGCAAGAAAGAGGTGTATCTTCGGAGATTATCGAGACTATGAAATATTGTGGGATTGACTTTGAACAATGGTTATCAGGCTTTCTCAATGTGAGTGAATCTGTTTGGCAAAGTGTACAATTATTACAGGAACATCCATTAATTCCATGTGATGTGAATATTTATGGATATGTTATGGATTCTGTGACAGGTGAATTAAAAAGTATAAATATTGAAAATGGTTAG
- a CDS encoding discoidin domain-containing protein, with protein MTKKLSKIILAMTLFLSLIFGQGNTVQAASQTVLTGQEAIATIKTRLKDYFLELDTIDDGSKVETCYVSKAEDYLKLIQEDGSFADVDYDAHNNAANGAAWSPYLALDRLQAIAIAYHKEGNSLYHSDAAKNGLDKAIKNWVTHGKRNGKPDGPYSSNWWENEVGVQLRFSRIGLFMEDIMSDEAFNIILTKLVEKTPVKYGTGQNNLWFDQNHVYHALLTKNETRLKEMVDDYLNYCLSTQLDDKTAEAVQIDNSFYMHGKQFYSNGYGMSMFRDMSFWIYILRETQFSIGQEVVTRMGNYMLNGTSWTIRGDIIELYLGYRPYKFDVGYQNYAEEYIEPLKRMITADPSRANEYQKVLNNIQNPTESNGKNGNYYMWRSGYGAHMKDGYGVNIKMDSKSVIGGEWRGSWSGQPDGGNLIYWSSSASSTVTVDGDEYTSVYPTFDWAHTPGTTTPNRIPPDYTNSGRLTNGSTHMIGASNGQYGSISYVMNKKETQATKSYFFFDDEFVALGAGINSKESTAIHTTLNQSKANQVTVDGQTVPTGTKAGSYTGKWIHNDKIGYIFPKETAFKVSNRLQKDNPSLWKEAEKEATPETFTAWVDHGVKPVDESYEYIVLPNKTTGEVDTYSKNIPIDILANTKDIQAVRHKDLNITQINFYKAGSLEYKDGYTVSVDKACNIIIDESNGTRKITVAVNDTEDSKVVNVDFFYEGQETTTKFVSKGLPYAGQPITLTEGQDDRYLASSSTTGHPVKNVIDGNESTYWESQGSSDEWISIFAGSGKYINSIDVVWGDNYATQYDVYGSSDGINYKKIKSITDGQGNTENITIGGLYKYIKVAMKNSHGSHYQVKEVKFHDSQLLSLNKTVEVSSTSTNDPGNVKENAVDGNTNTRWSSLRKESGFDKQEEWISVDLGRKARIDAIEVLWESACSNDFTIEVSNDNETWTTVQQNLKPDSSLNNQIVLDKSVEGRYVRIHSYASASKYGISIFELSIYGQNLSRNIALNKTADSSSDYKSDTVVAKAVDGNTQSKWSSGRKDPGYETQEEWMSVDLGQISYIDGVKIDWESGCSENYSIEVSNDNENWTTVKERLKSNTVAASDKHFIDNVMFDETLEARYIKIHSYFSRTKYGINIWELDVLGEVKDIQEPDVEEEINIALNKTSKASSEYLDTKDGNKVYYSSLAFDGNYDKVGSKQSRWASNRKTNDEWIYVDLTDTYNISKIVLDWEEACGKDYDLQVSLDGETWTTITKVRDNSAPKGSKHNVREYLYEEDIYARYVRMQGIAPAGEYGYSLWEFEVYGDLVKLEDVNIALNKPSTASSERKNPVTGFVLESKYAFDGSTENRGDNFQSRWVSTTRKDNPGVNVDSQYIQVDLEDVYNISKVVLNWEGACGKEYKIQVSDDGQTWTDISHVTDGKAGIKEFTYENSAVGRYVRMLGIVPVGQYGYSLWEFEVYGLTLKSELKEYYDENKNIDVSNYTPKSVAAYRDALDHVVEVYKNKDATSSQIIDAKQQLKDAIDGLTLKADKKALENIIKKANDISTDVYTEKTVKVLNEALKDAKNVYADENATQKQVTTAVSGLQKAIDGLVKKANKDALIKEIKKAEAIDKNQYTKETVKELEAALKKANDINKNVNVSQSEVDKAVKSLQAAIKGLEKKDDPVINVPDEDKVITVHNNNKDVTVKGQLPRDIQLIAEVLDDKQIEELMKKIEKQNSEFLQTAQIERLYDMKFLLNEEVYRFQKEVEVSLTIDESLKDKQLGIIYIDEQGNITKIPSRVEGNRIIFTAEHFSTYGIVSYGEEKKPETGDTTSTGIYVAIMLGMLGLGYVLLKKKKENDI; from the coding sequence ATGACAAAAAAATTAAGTAAAATCATTTTAGCGATGACATTATTTTTAAGTCTTATTTTTGGACAAGGGAATACTGTCCAAGCGGCTAGTCAAACTGTTTTAACTGGTCAGGAAGCCATCGCAACAATCAAGACAAGACTTAAAGATTATTTTTTAGAACTTGATACAATTGATGATGGCTCAAAAGTAGAAACATGCTATGTAAGTAAAGCAGAAGATTATTTAAAGCTTATTCAAGAAGATGGCAGTTTTGCAGATGTTGATTATGATGCGCATAACAATGCAGCCAATGGAGCAGCATGGTCGCCTTATCTTGCATTAGATAGATTACAGGCAATTGCGATTGCTTATCATAAAGAAGGAAATTCTTTATATCATAGTGATGCTGCTAAAAATGGTCTTGATAAAGCTATCAAAAATTGGGTAACACATGGAAAGAGAAATGGTAAACCTGATGGACCATATTCTTCAAACTGGTGGGAAAATGAAGTTGGTGTTCAACTCCGTTTCTCAAGAATTGGTTTGTTTATGGAAGATATTATGAGTGATGAAGCGTTTAATATTATTTTAACAAAGTTAGTTGAAAAAACACCTGTTAAATACGGAACAGGTCAAAATAATTTATGGTTTGATCAAAATCATGTTTATCATGCTTTATTGACAAAGAATGAAACACGTTTAAAAGAAATGGTTGATGATTACTTAAATTATTGTTTATCTACACAATTAGATGATAAGACTGCTGAAGCAGTACAGATTGACAATAGTTTCTATATGCATGGAAAACAGTTTTATTCTAATGGATATGGAATGTCAATGTTTAGAGATATGAGTTTTTGGATTTATATATTGCGTGAAACACAATTCTCAATTGGACAGGAAGTTGTTACAAGAATGGGCAATTATATGCTTAATGGAACAAGCTGGACAATTAGAGGTGATATTATTGAATTGTATTTAGGATATCGTCCATATAAGTTTGATGTTGGTTATCAAAATTATGCTGAAGAATATATTGAACCTTTAAAAAGAATGATTACTGCTGATCCAAGTAGAGCAAATGAATATCAGAAGGTTTTGAATAACATTCAAAATCCAACTGAATCTAATGGTAAAAATGGTAATTATTATATGTGGCGTTCTGGATATGGAGCACATATGAAAGATGGCTATGGAGTCAATATTAAAATGGATTCTAAGAGTGTCATTGGTGGAGAATGGCGTGGTAGCTGGTCAGGACAACCTGATGGTGGAAATCTCATTTACTGGAGTTCTTCAGCATCATCAACAGTAACAGTAGATGGTGATGAATATACATCAGTTTATCCAACTTTTGATTGGGCACATACACCAGGAACTACAACTCCAAATAGAATACCACCTGATTATACCAATTCAGGAAGATTAACAAATGGATCAACACATATGATTGGTGCTTCTAATGGTCAATACGGAAGTATATCTTATGTGATGAATAAAAAAGAAACTCAGGCAACAAAAAGTTATTTCTTCTTTGATGATGAGTTTGTAGCATTGGGAGCTGGAATTAATTCTAAAGAATCAACAGCGATTCATACAACATTGAACCAAAGTAAAGCTAATCAAGTCACAGTGGATGGACAAACAGTTCCAACTGGTACAAAAGCAGGAAGTTATACAGGAAAATGGATTCATAATGATAAGATTGGATATATTTTCCCTAAAGAAACAGCATTTAAAGTAAGCAATAGACTTCAAAAAGATAATCCATCTTTATGGAAGGAAGCAGAAAAGGAAGCAACTCCAGAAACATTTACAGCATGGGTAGACCATGGTGTAAAACCAGTTGATGAAAGTTATGAATATATTGTTTTACCTAATAAAACAACTGGAGAAGTTGATACTTATTCAAAGAATATCCCTATTGATATTTTGGCAAATACGAAGGATATTCAAGCAGTTCGTCATAAAGATCTTAATATTACACAAATTAATTTCTATAAGGCTGGATCTTTAGAGTATAAAGATGGTTATACAGTCAGTGTAGATAAAGCTTGTAACATTATTATTGACGAATCTAATGGAACAAGAAAAATAACAGTTGCAGTTAATGATACTGAAGATAGTAAAGTAGTTAATGTTGATTTTTTTTATGAAGGTCAAGAAACAACAACGAAGTTTGTTTCAAAAGGTTTACCATATGCAGGACAACCAATCACATTAACTGAAGGTCAGGATGATCGTTATTTAGCGAGCAGTTCAACAACTGGACATCCAGTTAAAAATGTTATAGATGGTAATGAATCAACATATTGGGAAAGTCAAGGAAGTAGTGATGAATGGATTTCTATATTCGCTGGATCAGGTAAATATATCAATAGTATTGATGTTGTATGGGGTGATAATTATGCAACTCAGTATGATGTTTATGGTTCAAGTGATGGTATAAATTATAAAAAAATTAAATCTATAACAGATGGTCAGGGAAATACAGAAAATATAACTATTGGTGGTCTTTATAAATATATAAAGGTTGCTATGAAGAATAGTCATGGAAGTCATTATCAAGTTAAGGAAGTGAAATTTCACGATTCTCAATTACTTTCACTTAATAAAACTGTTGAGGTAAGTTCTACTTCTACCAATGATCCAGGAAATGTAAAGGAAAATGCAGTCGATGGAAATACCAATACGAGATGGTCTTCACTGAGAAAGGAATCTGGATTTGATAAGCAAGAGGAATGGATTAGTGTAGATTTGGGTAGAAAAGCGCGTATTGATGCGATAGAAGTATTATGGGAAAGTGCATGTTCTAATGATTTTACAATTGAAGTTTCTAATGATAATGAAACATGGACAACTGTTCAACAAAATTTAAAACCTGATTCATCATTAAACAATCAAATTGTTTTAGATAAGTCTGTAGAAGGCAGATATGTACGTATTCATTCATATGCTTCTGCATCGAAATATGGAATTAGTATTTTTGAACTAAGTATTTATGGTCAAAATTTGAGTCGAAATATTGCTTTGAATAAAACAGCGGATAGTAGTTCGGATTATAAATCTGACACGGTGGTTGCAAAAGCAGTAGATGGTAATACACAATCGAAATGGTCATCAGGAAGAAAAGACCCTGGGTATGAGACTCAAGAAGAATGGATGAGTGTTGACTTAGGACAAATTTCATATATTGATGGTGTGAAAATTGATTGGGAAAGTGGATGTTCAGAGAATTATAGTATTGAAGTTTCTAATGATAATGAAAATTGGACAACTGTTAAAGAAAGATTGAAATCAAATACTGTCGCAGCAAGTGATAAACATTTTATTGATAATGTTATGTTTGATGAGACTTTAGAAGCAAGATATATTAAAATTCATTCCTATTTTTCTAGAACTAAATATGGTATTAATATTTGGGAATTAGATGTTTTAGGTGAAGTAAAAGATATACAAGAGCCAGATGTTGAAGAAGAAATTAATATTGCATTGAATAAAACTTCAAAGGCAAGTTCAGAATATTTGGATACTAAAGATGGTAATAAGGTTTATTATTCATCATTAGCATTTGATGGAAATTATGATAAAGTTGGTTCTAAACAATCAAGATGGGCATCTAATAGAAAGACAAATGATGAATGGATTTATGTTGATCTTACAGACACATATAATATTTCAAAGATTGTCTTAGATTGGGAAGAAGCTTGTGGAAAAGACTATGATTTACAAGTTTCATTAGATGGTGAAACATGGACCACTATTACCAAGGTGAGAGATAATAGTGCTCCTAAAGGTTCAAAACATAACGTGAGAGAATATCTTTATGAAGAAGATATTTATGCAAGATATGTCAGAATGCAAGGGATTGCTCCAGCAGGAGAGTATGGTTATTCACTATGGGAGTTTGAGGTATATGGTGATTTAGTAAAACTTGAAGATGTTAATATTGCTTTAAATAAGCCATCAACAGCCAGTAGTGAACGTAAGAATCCAGTCACAGGATTTGTATTAGAATCAAAATATGCATTTGATGGAAGTACTGAAAATAGAGGAGATAATTTCCAATCAAGATGGGTTTCAACAACAAGAAAAGATAACCCAGGTGTCAATGTTGATTCACAATATATTCAAGTTGATTTAGAGGATGTCTATAATATTTCTAAAGTTGTGCTCAATTGGGAAGGTGCCTGTGGAAAAGAATATAAGATTCAGGTTTCTGATGATGGTCAAACATGGACAGATATCAGTCATGTCACTGATGGAAAAGCTGGTATCAAGGAATTCACATATGAGAATTCAGCAGTTGGGCGCTATGTGAGAATGCTAGGTATTGTGCCAGTTGGTCAGTATGGATACTCACTTTGGGAATTTGAGGTTTATGGTCTCACACTTAAGTCAGAACTCAAAGAATATTATGATGAAAATAAAAATATCGATGTTTCTAACTATACACCAAAGAGTGTGGCAGCATATCGTGATGCATTAGATCATGTGGTTGAAGTCTATAAGAATAAAGATGCAACATCTTCACAGATTATAGATGCTAAACAACAATTGAAAGATGCAATTGATGGATTAACATTAAAGGCAGATAAGAAAGCACTTGAAAATATTATTAAGAAAGCTAATGATATATCTACTGATGTCTATACAGAAAAGACAGTCAAAGTCTTGAATGAAGCGTTAAAAGATGCAAAGAATGTTTATGCTGATGAAAATGCAACACAAAAACAAGTGACAACAGCAGTTTCAGGTTTACAGAAGGCTATTGATGGATTGGTGAAGAAAGCCAATAAAGATGCATTGATCAAGGAAATCAAGAAAGCCGAAGCGATAGATAAGAATCAGTATACAAAAGAAACAGTCAAAGAACTTGAAGCCGCATTAAAGAAGGCTAATGACATCAATAAAAATGTCAATGTTTCACAGAGTGAAGTTGATAAGGCTGTAAAATCATTACAGGCAGCAATCAAGGGATTAGAGAAGAAAGATGATCCAGTAATCAATGTACCAGATGAAGATAAAGTTATCACAGTCCATAACAACAATAAGGATGTCACAGTAAAAGGACAGTTACCAAGAGATATTCAATTGATAGCTGAAGTGTTAGATGACAAGCAAATTGAAGAATTGATGAAAAAGATTGAGAAGCAAAACTCAGAATTCTTACAAACTGCTCAAATAGAAAGACTCTATGACATGAAATTCCTGTTAAATGAGGAAGTCTATAGATTTCAAAAAGAAGTTGAGGTATCATTGACAATTGATGAAAGCTTGAAAGATAAGCAACTTGGAATCATCTATATAGATGAACAAGGTAACATCACAAAGATACCATCAAGAGTAGAAGGAAATAGAATTATCTTTACAGCTGAACATTTCTCAACATATGGAATTGTATCATATGGAGAAGAAAAGAAACCAGAAACAGGAGATACAACATCTACGGGAATTTATGTAGCTATAATGTTAGGAATGTTAGGGTTAGGATATGTCCTATTAAAAAAGAAAAAAGAGAATGATATTTAA
- a CDS encoding PTS sugar transporter subunit IIC: MNKILNFVEEKLAPPLNKMANQHHLNAVKNGMMVTVPLTIIGSLFLLVPNIPIDFIKSFFEPYAAMITTVNSVTIGIVGLVGAASVAYYFAEGYTDIKIDALITAIISVAAFLLITVNEEFGINTELFGTKGLFTAIIVALLTGTIMHFFQKRNLVIHFPDTVPPLVSKSFMSLIPALAVLTLVWIVRVILGLDVNQILMNCFSLFVFALNTLPGFLVFMFIRSMLWSVGIHGGAVLAVADPFFLTMFGANAAAYAAGTLPPYITASGFTMFVFLGGGGATLPLVMMMIRSKEKGFSTLGKLCLPASLFEINEPVVFGVPLVMNPYMMIPYTLTTLTLSAGTYLLMMLNIIGRPVANIPWTIPPIFSHYFVTGGNIPAYTLVNHCWCYLLPIL; this comes from the coding sequence ATGAATAAAATATTAAATTTTGTTGAAGAAAAACTAGCACCACCATTAAATAAAATGGCGAATCAGCATCATTTGAATGCTGTCAAAAATGGGATGATGGTCACTGTACCATTAACAATTATTGGAAGTCTGTTTTTGCTTGTTCCCAATATTCCAATAGATTTTATTAAATCATTTTTTGAACCTTATGCTGCTATGATTACAACTGTTAATAGTGTAACGATTGGGATTGTTGGTTTAGTAGGAGCAGCAAGTGTTGCATACTATTTTGCAGAAGGATATACAGATATAAAAATTGATGCTTTAATTACTGCCATTATTTCTGTTGCTGCTTTTCTTTTAATTACTGTGAATGAAGAGTTTGGCATCAATACAGAACTATTTGGAACAAAAGGTTTATTTACAGCCATTATTGTGGCTTTGCTAACAGGAACAATTATGCATTTTTTCCAAAAGAGAAATCTGGTTATTCATTTCCCTGATACAGTTCCTCCATTAGTATCAAAATCATTTATGTCTTTAATTCCAGCTTTAGCTGTTTTGACATTGGTGTGGATTGTGAGAGTTATATTAGGTCTAGATGTTAACCAAATCCTAATGAATTGTTTTTCACTATTTGTCTTCGCATTGAATACATTACCTGGATTCTTAGTTTTTATGTTTATTCGTTCTATGTTATGGAGTGTGGGAATCCATGGTGGGGCAGTTCTTGCTGTTGCAGATCCATTCTTCTTAACAATGTTTGGAGCAAATGCTGCGGCTTATGCTGCTGGAACATTGCCTCCATATATTACAGCTAGTGGATTTACTATGTTTGTTTTCCTGGGTGGAGGAGGAGCCACATTACCACTTGTCATGATGATGATTCGTTCTAAAGAAAAAGGATTTAGTACTCTTGGAAAATTATGTTTACCAGCCAGTTTATTTGAAATTAATGAGCCTGTTGTCTTTGGGGTTCCTCTTGTTATGAATCCATATATGATGATTCCTTATACACTTACAACATTAACGTTATCTGCAGGAACTTATTTATTAATGATGCTGAATATTATTGGGAGACCAGTTGCTAATATTCCTTGGACAATTCCACCTATTTTTTCTCATTATTTCGTCACTGGTGGAAATATTCCTGCATATACTCTCGTTAATCATTGCTGGTGCTATTTATTACCTATTCTTTAA
- a CDS encoding LacI family DNA-binding transcriptional regulator, with translation MKITMKDIAKRLNVSINAVSIALNDKPGVSDEMRLQILRTADEMGYINQKKQYLSIFSKSNICVLMQSYYANTGHFYSIVLCSIVEQAKNFGYFSILNYFEDNDFHMPECIVDRKVAGVLVVGKISDSHLKALKKVGIPVVLVDFTSLGDPCDCVLTHNRQGGYMLTDYVVLKGYKTIGFFGDLDYSFSFQDRFMGYKQALIQNQIVSSEEVDSYIEEHSFLHNIEKYILANEITEIVKILKSKKLPEVLICANDSNAFAVISALKDMGLKIPEDIGVTGFDDTPLCEKANPQITTVQVQKELMGQVAVSNLMDRIHRKENTPMTQLLSVKIVERASLKL, from the coding sequence ATGAAAATAACAATGAAAGATATTGCAAAAAGATTAAATGTTTCTATTAATGCAGTCTCCATAGCTCTTAATGATAAACCAGGAGTAAGCGACGAAATGAGATTACAAATATTGCGTACCGCAGATGAAATGGGATATATTAATCAAAAGAAACAATATCTTTCTATATTTTCTAAGTCTAATATATGTGTTTTAATGCAAAGTTATTATGCAAATACTGGGCATTTTTATTCAATTGTTTTATGTTCAATTGTTGAACAAGCAAAGAATTTTGGCTATTTTTCAATATTAAATTATTTTGAAGATAATGATTTTCATATGCCAGAATGTATTGTAGATAGGAAGGTTGCTGGAGTTCTTGTTGTGGGAAAGATTTCTGATAGTCATTTAAAAGCATTAAAAAAGGTTGGGATTCCAGTAGTTCTTGTTGATTTTACATCTTTAGGTGATCCATGTGATTGTGTTTTAACACATAATCGTCAAGGTGGATATATGTTGACTGATTATGTTGTGTTAAAAGGATATAAGACAATAGGATTCTTTGGTGATTTGGATTATTCTTTTAGTTTTCAGGATCGATTTATGGGATATAAACAAGCACTGATTCAAAATCAGATTGTGAGTTCAGAGGAGGTAGATTCATATATAGAGGAACATTCATTTCTTCATAATATAGAAAAATATATTTTAGCAAATGAAATTACTGAAATTGTGAAAATACTGAAATCTAAAAAATTACCAGAAGTTTTAATTTGTGCGAATGATTCAAATGCTTTTGCAGTGATTTCTGCATTAAAAGATATGGGATTGAAAATTCCTGAAGATATTGGAGTGACGGGATTTGATGATACACCCCTTTGTGAAAAAGCAAATCCACAAATCACAACTGTGCAAGTACAAAAAGAATTAATGGGGCAAGTGGCTGTCTCTAACTTGATGGATCGAATTCATCGTAAGGAGAATACTCCGATGACACAACTATTAAGTGTAAAGATTGTCGAAAGAGCATCTTTAAAGTTGTAA
- a CDS encoding 6-phospho-beta-glucosidase — protein sequence MNKNLKIAIVGAGSSYTPELIEGLSQHRKTLPVKEIVLLDINEERLGIMEGFVKRYIQHLNYDVKVWSTTSREEAFTGADFISTQIRVGGNKARINDEKIPLKYGLIGQETTGVGGMFNALRVIPVMIEIAKDVEKYCPDAWIINYSNPTGLVTEALNKICNVKIAGLCAGGIRPRWWASEALDVPEEKIYYDYLGLNHMNFTYHMTIDGRPITDEEFSQVIKKCTTVSQEWMETLHLIPSQYTQYYFHTKERVQQLKEQDKTRGEAILELEKQIFREYADESNNDKPKTLAKRGGGGYSKVAIGVMDAIYNDTGKWMVINVANNGTVRFLDDDAVIETACYVSKNGMQPLTIPDYPKAVVGLISAVKTYESLAVEAAITGNKDIALQALVAHPLVRDYDIAKPLLEEMLEAHRDYLPQFYKNGK from the coding sequence ATGAATAAAAATTTAAAAATTGCGATTGTTGGAGCTGGGAGTTCTTATACTCCTGAATTAATTGAGGGATTGTCTCAACATCGAAAAACATTACCAGTAAAAGAGATAGTTTTGTTAGATATTAATGAAGAAAGACTAGGCATTATGGAAGGTTTTGTTAAACGTTATATTCAACATCTCAATTATGATGTGAAGGTTTGGAGTACAACATCAAGAGAAGAAGCCTTTACAGGAGCAGATTTTATTTCAACACAAATTCGTGTGGGTGGAAATAAAGCACGTATTAATGATGAGAAGATTCCTTTAAAGTATGGTTTGATTGGTCAAGAAACAACAGGAGTAGGCGGTATGTTTAATGCATTGAGAGTCATTCCAGTCATGATTGAAATTGCTAAGGATGTAGAAAAGTATTGTCCAGATGCATGGATTATTAATTACTCAAATCCAACAGGTTTAGTGACTGAAGCATTAAATAAGATCTGCAATGTTAAAATTGCTGGATTATGTGCTGGTGGAATAAGACCAAGATGGTGGGCATCTGAGGCATTGGATGTGCCAGAAGAAAAAATTTATTATGATTATTTAGGTTTAAATCATATGAATTTCACATATCATATGACAATTGATGGAAGACCAATCACAGATGAAGAATTTAGTCAGGTGATCAAGAAATGTACAACTGTATCTCAGGAATGGATGGAAACATTGCATCTAATACCAAGTCAGTATACACAATATTATTTCCATACCAAAGAAAGAGTACAGCAGTTAAAAGAACAGGATAAAACAAGGGGAGAAGCTATTCTAGAATTAGAAAAACAAATCTTTAGAGAATATGCTGATGAGTCTAATAATGATAAACCAAAGACATTAGCCAAACGAGGTGGAGGAGGATATTCCAAAGTCGCTATTGGTGTCATGGATGCCATTTATAATGATACTGGGAAATGGATGGTTATCAATGTTGCGAATAATGGGACAGTCCGTTTCTTAGATGATGATGCAGTTATTGAGACAGCATGTTATGTCAGTAAAAATGGTATGCAGCCATTAACCATTCCTGATTATCCTAAGGCTGTTGTTGGATTAATCAGTGCAGTGAAAACATATGAATCATTAGCAGTAGAAGCAGCGATTACGGGTAATAAAGATATTGCATTACAAGCATTAGTGGCTCATCCATTAGTCAGAGATTATGATATTGCTAAACCATTATTAGAGGAGATGCTGGAAGCACATCGAGATTATCTTCCACAATTTTATAAAAATGGAAAATAA
- a CDS encoding glycoside hydrolase family 1 protein: MLRKDFLWGGAVTAHQSEGGYTEGGKIPAVCDLTSTGEFSDFKDGIDAYHRYREDFDLFQEMGFNAYRFSIDWSRMMSDENTYNEAGFEFYDQFIDALIERGMEPIPTLYHFEMPVELYEKYNGFASRKVVDIFVELCKKIVDRYASKVHHWIIFNEQNGILQKGPKMFFGAVYPKDVNPQTFDNQIMHNTLIAHSLVNEYIHSKGGKVMGMATVVQSYPETCHPLDTLESMKAQSEAYVFLDVFARGHYNSYYYANMKNEGTMPEIQEGDLDILKKGMTDSLSISYYMSTISHYGEESLTNVNDVVIKKNPYLEMSKFGWTIDPIGLRITLRQLYDRYEMPIYIVENGFGYDDQVNENGEIIDDYRIDYMRKHIQEMKLAIEEGVDCRGYLSWGPVDILSSRAQMKKRYGFIYVNRDNDDLKDMRRIKKKSFHWFKHVIETNGEEL, translated from the coding sequence ATGTTAAGAAAAGATTTTTTATGGGGTGGAGCAGTGACTGCTCACCAAAGTGAAGGTGGATATACAGAAGGTGGAAAGATTCCTGCGGTTTGTGATTTAACATCAACAGGAGAATTTTCAGATTTTAAAGATGGTATAGATGCTTACCATAGATATAGAGAAGATTTTGATTTGTTTCAAGAAATGGGATTTAATGCTTATCGTTTTTCAATTGATTGGTCAAGAATGATGAGTGATGAGAATACTTATAATGAGGCAGGTTTTGAATTTTATGACCAGTTTATTGATGCTTTGATAGAAAGAGGAATGGAACCTATTCCCACTCTCTATCATTTTGAAATGCCAGTGGAGTTATATGAAAAATATAATGGATTTGCGAGTCGAAAAGTTGTTGATATTTTTGTTGAACTATGCAAAAAGATTGTAGACAGATATGCTTCTAAAGTTCATCATTGGATTATTTTTAATGAACAAAATGGAATTTTACAAAAAGGACCTAAAATGTTTTTTGGAGCAGTTTACCCAAAAGATGTCAATCCTCAAACTTTTGATAATCAAATTATGCATAATACATTAATTGCACATAGTTTGGTAAATGAATATATTCATTCAAAGGGTGGAAAAGTTATGGGGATGGCAACGGTGGTTCAAAGTTATCCTGAAACATGTCATCCTTTAGACACATTAGAAAGTATGAAAGCACAAAGTGAAGCTTATGTTTTTCTAGATGTCTTTGCAAGAGGACATTACAATTCTTATTATTATGCAAATATGAAAAATGAAGGAACTATGCCTGAAATACAAGAAGGCGATTTGGATATCTTGAAGAAAGGAATGACTGATTCGTTATCTATTAGTTACTATATGTCTACAATTTCTCATTATGGTGAAGAAAGTTTAACAAATGTGAATGATGTTGTTATTAAAAAGAATCCTTATTTAGAAATGTCTAAATTTGGATGGACAATTGATCCTATTGGTCTAAGAATTACATTAAGACAACTTTATGATCGATATGAAATGCCTATCTATATTGTTGAGAATGGTTTTGGATATGATGATCAAGTCAATGAAAATGGTGAAATTATTGATGATTATCGTATTGATTATATGCGAAAACATATTCAAGAAATGAAACTTGCGATTGAAGAAGGTGTGGACTGTCGTGGATATCTATCATGGGGACCAGTTGATATTTTAAGTAGTCGTGCTCAAATGAAGAAACGTTATGGATTTATCTATGTAAACAGAGATAATGACGATCTTAAAGATATGAGAAGAATAAAAAAGAAATCATTTCATTGGTTTAAACATGTTATTGAAACAAACGGTGAAGAGTTATAG